In Halogranum gelatinilyticum, the DNA window CGACCGTGACGAGTTGGAGGCCGTCCTCGCGCACGAACTCGCACACGCGACGAACTACGACGCGGCCGTGTTGACCGTTGCGTCGCTGCCGACGCTGTTGGGTCTCTCCACGGTCGAGACGAGCCGCGACGTCGCCAGCGAGGGCGTCCAAGCGGTCTTCCTCGCGCTCCTCTTTGGCGTGCTCTCGGCGGTCCTCGTCGTCGCCACTGCCCCCGTCGTCGTCGCCCTGTCGCGAGCGCGGGAGTACGCCGCCGACCGCGGAGCCGTCGCACTGACGGGCGACCCGGCCGCGCTCGCGTCGGCACTGCGGACGTTGGCACAGGCCGCCAAGAACGACGAAGCGAACGGCCCACCGACGACTGACGCCCGCGAACTCGGCCTCGTCAGTGCCTTCTGCGTGGTCGAACCCGTCACCGCGCCGTTGCCGTGGCTCCACCCCTCGACCGAGCGGCGGGTCGCTCGCCTCCGTGACCTCGAACGGTCGGTGGAAACGACCTAAGTCCCCCGCGCTCTCAGGGACCTCCATGGGACTCTTCGACTCGCTTCGGTCGGCGTTGGGCCTCCGCGCCGAGGCCGACGCCACCCGCGCGGCCGACCCCGAGGACCTCTTCGGGATGAGCACGGCGTATCTGACGATGGAGGCCGACCTCGGCTTCGACCCCGCCGGCGAGGCGGCACTCTGCTTTTCGTCCGTGGACAGTACGGACTTCGCCGAGACGCTGGACAACGTCGAGGCCATCCTCCGGGCCGGTGAGGAGGAGACGGGCACCGTCTTCCGGCGGTACGAGGACGACCACGGCTACCACTGGGTCGTGCTCGAAGACGACGACCCCGAGGACCTCGTGACGAGCGTCCACTTCGCCGCCGACGAGTTCATCGAGCAGGGGTACGGCTCGCGGCTGCTCGCTGCTGTCTTCGGCTTCCGAAAGGACGGCTCGCAGGCGTACTGGATCTACTCGTTCCGCCGCGGGAAGTACTACCCCTTCGCGCCCACGCGCCGACACGAACGCGACCAACAGCTGGAGTTCAAACTGGAGACGGTGCTGGACGGCGAACTCGGCATCGAATCCGACGAGCAGTTCTGGTATCCGCTGTGGCCCGACACGCCGGGCAACCATCCGTGGGAGTAGTCCGACCGAGCTGTCTTTCCGGCCGACAGTAACTCGGTCGCTTCGCGCTCTTCGTTTCTAAACCCTCACGAGACTGTGCTACCGACCACCATGCAGTCACCTGGTTTCACTTTCACCTTGCTGTTAACGAGGGTTTATGTGTGGATAGGCGTAAGGACTGGTTACGATGGCAGAAGACGACCTCGAAAACCTCCCCGGAGTCGGTCCCGCAACCGCAGACAAGCTCACAGACGCAGGCTTCAACACCTACGAGAGCCTCGCCGTCGCGAGTCCGGCGGACCTCGCGAACAAGGCGGACGTCGGCGACAGCACGGCGACGGACATCGTCCGCGCCGCCCAGGACGCCGCCGACATCGGCGGCTTCGAGACCGGGACGGCCGTCCTCGAACACCGCCAGCAGATCGGCAAGCTCAGCTGGCAGATCCCCGAAGTCGACGAGCTCCTCGGCGGCGGGCTGGAGACGCAGTCCATCACCGAGGCCTACGGTGAGTTCGGTGCCGGGAAGTCTCAGATCACCCACCAGATGTCGGTCAACGTCCAGCTTCCCAAGGAAGTCGGCGGCCTCCGCGGCAGTGTCATCTTCGTGGACTCGGAGGACACCTTCCGTCCCGAGCGGATCGACGACATGGTCCGCGGTCTCGACGACGACGTACTGCAGGCCACGATGGACGACCGTGGAATCGAGGGCTCGCCCGACGACGAGGAGGCGATGGACGAACTCATCGCGGACGTCCTCGACAAGATCCACGTCGCGAAGGCGTTCAACTCCAACCACCAGATGCTCCTCGCCGAGAAGGCCGAGGAACTCGCCAACGAGCACGAGGACACCGAATGGCCCGTCCGCCTGCTCTGTGTCGACTCGCTCACGGCGCACTTCCGTGCGGAGTACGTCGGCCGTGGTCAGCTCGCCGACCGCCAGCAGAAACTCAACCGCCACCTCCACGACCTCGACCGCATCGGCAACCTCTACAACGCCGCGGTCATCGTGACGAACCAGGTCGCCTCGAACCCCGACTCCTACTTCGGCGACCCGACCCAGCCTATCGGTGGCAACATCCTGGGCCACAAGTCGACGTTCCGTATCTACCTCCGCAAGTCGAAGGGCGACAAGCGGATCGTCCGCCTCGTCGACGCGCCGAACCTGGCCGACGGCGAGGCCGTCATGCGCGTGCAGGACGGCGGCCTGAAGCCGGAATAGGCGCGACTGGTTTTCGGTTCGGTTCTTTCTCGCGGCTTCTCTCTTTGCGTGGCTCCGACCCGGCGAGCGGACACTGAGTTATGTCTCCTCAGCACCATCTATCGGACATGACTGCTCGGATGGACACCGTGATGTGGGTTCTCGCTGCGCTCTACGCCGTCGTCCTCGTCGCCGCGTTGTACGCGCTGTCGGTTGGCGACGAGTCGCTGTCTCAGGTGGTTGCCGTGAGTGCGATCGCGCTCACCGGCGTCGCGGCGTGGTCGGCAGTCGTGGCGCGGCGGCGTGGCTGGGCGTAGCGTACGACTTAATTCGATGGGTCATCTGCGAATCTGCAAACGTCTCGAAAGCCCACGTGTTCTCGACTCCCGCGGCTCGCTGTGCTCCTCGTCGGTCGCTTCGCTCCCCCCTGTGGTGCTTACGTCGCCGGGGTTCGTCGAGAACACGTCCCCTTTCAGTCCCACCCAACAACACCGCACGGCCACGTCCTCCCCAACCGATTCGCTCACTCGCATGCGCTCGTTCACTCATCCCTCGCGTGCGTGTCTCGCGGCCGTCGCCGCGAAGCCACGCGCCGGAGATGAGTCTCAGTCGGTCGTCGAGAGGAGAGAAAGAGTCGAAGAAACGCCGTTATTCCTCGGTGCTCGTCTTGTCGAGGTCGATTTCGCCCTCGTAGATCTTGGCACCGTCCTGGGCCACCTTCTCGGCGAGCACGGCGCACTTGATGCGCATCGGGCTGATGTCGACGCCGAGCATGTCGACGATGTCGTCGCGGTCCATCTCCTTCAGTTCGGCGACGGTCATGCCCGGGAGTTTCTGCGAGAGCATGCTGGCACTGGCCTGCGAGATGGCACAGCCGTCGCCGGAGAAGGCGACGTACTCGATGGTCTCGCCGTCGTCTTCGAGGCGGACGTCCACCCGGATGGTGTCGCCACAGGAGGGGTTCTCCCCGACGTGCGAGAAGGTGGGGTCCTCCATCTCGCCGTAGTTGCGGGGGTTCTTGTAGTGGTCGAGAATCTGCTGCCGATACATGTCGGAGCCCATGCCCATAGTTGGCCGTTCGTAAGTGAGTGCGCTGTAAAAGGATTCCGGGGTACGTGGGTCGAGAGGTCGGTTCAGCCCCCGAAGAGGCGCGCGGACGACGCCGCTTCAGGCGAATAACACTGAGACGGCTGGGTGTCTGCGCCCACAGAGGGGCGCACGTACCGTGCCGTATCAGGCAAACAACACTTCCGCGGCAGCGTGTCCGCGCCTCACGAGGAGGCGCGTGGACGACGCCGCTTCAGGCAAACAACTCTCGCGCGCCGTCGATAGCTTCGACCAGCGCGTCGATCTCCTCGCGCGTGTTGTAGATGTAGAAGGAGGCACGCGTCGAGGCGGGTGCACCGAGCTTGTCGTGCAGCGGCTGGGTACAGTGGTCGCCGGCGCGGACGGCGACGGCGTAGTCGTTGAGGATACTGGAGAGGTCGTGGGCGTGGACGCTGCCGAGGTTGAACGCGACGAGGCCGCCGCGGTCGTCACCCGGCGGGCCGTAGATTTCGATGTCGTCGAACTCGCTCAGCTGGTCGTAGGCGTACTCGGCGAGCAGTTCCTCGTGGGCCTGCACCTTGTCCATCCCGATGTCGTCGAGATAGTCGATGGCGGCGTGGAGACCGATACCCTGGGCGATGTTGGGCGTGCCGGCCTCGAACTTCCACGGCAGATCCTCCCACGTCGCGTCCTCGTAGGTGACCTTCCGAATCATGTCGCCACCGTAGAGATACGGCTCCATGGCTTCGAGGATGTGTTCTTTCCCGTACAGCGCCCCGATGCCCGTCGGGCCGAGCATCTTGTGCCCCGAGAAGGCGAGGAAGTCGGCGTCGATGTCGCCGACGTCGACCGGCCGCGTCGGCACCGACTGCGCGCCGTCAACGAAGATGTACGCGCCGACCTCGTGGGCCATGTCGGCCAGTTCGTCGACCGGGTTGACCGTCCCGAGCGTGTTCGAGACGTGGACGACGGAGACCATCTTCGTCGACTCGTCGATGAGCGCCTTCGCGTGCTCCATGTCGAGCCGTCCCTCGTCGTCGACGCGGATGTACTTCACCTCGGCACCGGTCTTCTTGGCGAGCTGCTGCC includes these proteins:
- the sufS gene encoding bifunctional cysteine desulfurase/selenocysteine lyase SufS; this encodes MELQSYPIDVAAIREDFPVLGRKVGGDVSTPGEGPEDTEPLVYLDNAATSQTPKQVVDSIVDYYYGYNANVHRGIHQLSQEASVAYEEAHDRVADFIGAEGREEIVFTKNTTEAMNLVAYAWGLNELGPGDRVVLTEMEHHASLVTWQQLAKKTGAEVKYIRVDDEGRLDMEHAKALIDESTKMVSVVHVSNTLGTVNPVDELADMAHEVGAYIFVDGAQSVPTRPVDVGDIDADFLAFSGHKMLGPTGIGALYGKEHILEAMEPYLYGGDMIRKVTYEDATWEDLPWKFEAGTPNIAQGIGLHAAIDYLDDIGMDKVQAHEELLAEYAYDQLSEFDDIEIYGPPGDDRGGLVAFNLGSVHAHDLSSILNDYAVAVRAGDHCTQPLHDKLGAPASTRASFYIYNTREEIDALVEAIDGARELFA
- the sufU gene encoding Fe-S cluster assembly sulfur transfer protein SufU, with the protein product MGMGSDMYRQQILDHYKNPRNYGEMEDPTFSHVGENPSCGDTIRVDVRLEDDGETIEYVAFSGDGCAISQASASMLSQKLPGMTVAELKEMDRDDIVDMLGVDISPMRIKCAVLAEKVAQDGAKIYEGEIDLDKTSTEE
- the pspAB gene encoding PspA-associated protein PspAB, which gives rise to MGLFDSLRSALGLRAEADATRAADPEDLFGMSTAYLTMEADLGFDPAGEAALCFSSVDSTDFAETLDNVEAILRAGEEETGTVFRRYEDDHGYHWVVLEDDDPEDLVTSVHFAADEFIEQGYGSRLLAAVFGFRKDGSQAYWIYSFRRGKYYPFAPTRRHERDQQLEFKLETVLDGELGIESDEQFWYPLWPDTPGNHPWE
- the radA gene encoding DNA repair and recombination protein RadA — its product is MAEDDLENLPGVGPATADKLTDAGFNTYESLAVASPADLANKADVGDSTATDIVRAAQDAADIGGFETGTAVLEHRQQIGKLSWQIPEVDELLGGGLETQSITEAYGEFGAGKSQITHQMSVNVQLPKEVGGLRGSVIFVDSEDTFRPERIDDMVRGLDDDVLQATMDDRGIEGSPDDEEAMDELIADVLDKIHVAKAFNSNHQMLLAEKAEELANEHEDTEWPVRLLCVDSLTAHFRAEYVGRGQLADRQQKLNRHLHDLDRIGNLYNAAVIVTNQVASNPDSYFGDPTQPIGGNILGHKSTFRIYLRKSKGDKRIVRLVDAPNLADGEAVMRVQDGGLKPE
- a CDS encoding M48 family metalloprotease — encoded protein: MHWSRDVRLVATTVGCGVLVLAGYVAFAALLVGWLRWFGVFVGLGFGCLLFAFLVAGPPLTLRGVDANVLSAEDAPQLLAAVQRLAQQGGVTDPDVAVVDTAEPNAFTVGWGRGATLCVTTGLLATLDRDELEAVLAHELAHATNYDAAVLTVASLPTLLGLSTVETSRDVASEGVQAVFLALLFGVLSAVLVVATAPVVVALSRAREYAADRGAVALTGDPAALASALRTLAQAAKNDEANGPPTTDARELGLVSAFCVVEPVTAPLPWLHPSTERRVARLRDLERSVETT